A window of the Streptomyces sp. JB150 genome harbors these coding sequences:
- a CDS encoding aldo/keto reductase, with protein sequence MSSKVPPIILNNGVEMPQLGFGVWQVPDDEAEQAVTTALEAGYRSIDTAAIYGNEEGTGKAIASCGIPREEIFVTTKLWNSDQGYDSTLRAFDLSLSKLGLDYVDLYLIHWPLPARDTYVDTYKAMEKLHADGRIKAIGVSNFLPEHLERLIGETSVVPAVNQIELHPHLQQQAAREYHAEHGIATEAWSPLGQGKGLLEVPAIVAIARKHGRTPAQVVLRWHLQLGNVVIPKSVTPSRIKENIDVFDFTLDDEDLAAISALNEDRRIGPDPAEFDMA encoded by the coding sequence GTGAGCAGCAAGGTCCCCCCGATCATCCTCAACAACGGCGTCGAGATGCCCCAGCTGGGCTTCGGCGTCTGGCAGGTGCCGGACGACGAGGCGGAGCAGGCGGTCACCACCGCGCTGGAGGCCGGGTACCGCAGCATCGACACAGCGGCGATCTACGGCAACGAAGAGGGCACGGGCAAGGCGATCGCCTCCTGCGGCATCCCCCGCGAGGAGATCTTCGTCACCACCAAGCTCTGGAACAGCGACCAGGGGTACGACTCCACGCTGCGCGCGTTCGACCTCTCGCTGTCCAAGCTCGGCCTGGACTACGTGGATCTGTACCTGATCCACTGGCCGCTGCCGGCCCGGGACACGTACGTCGACACGTACAAGGCGATGGAGAAGCTCCACGCGGACGGCCGGATCAAGGCCATCGGCGTCTCCAACTTCCTGCCGGAGCACCTGGAGCGGCTGATCGGTGAGACCTCGGTCGTCCCGGCCGTCAACCAGATCGAGCTGCACCCGCACCTGCAGCAGCAGGCGGCCCGCGAGTACCACGCGGAGCACGGCATCGCCACCGAGGCCTGGTCGCCGCTCGGCCAGGGCAAGGGCCTGCTCGAGGTGCCGGCGATCGTCGCCATCGCGCGCAAGCACGGCCGCACCCCGGCCCAGGTCGTGCTGCGCTGGCACCTCCAGCTGGGCAACGTGGTCATCCCCAAGTCGGTGACCCCGTCGCGCATCAAGGAGAACATCGACGTCTTCGACTTCACCCTGGACGACGAGGACCTGGCGGCGATCAGCGCCCTGAACGAGGACCGGCGCATCGGCCCGGACCCCGCCGAGTTCGACATGGCCTGA